The Thermanaerovibrio acidaminovorans DSM 6589 genome contains a region encoding:
- the nadE gene encoding NAD(+) synthase: protein MESVPVRSPEYLERALVGWIRRKVSEAGALGGVVGLSGGVDSAVVAALLMRAFGRGGSLGVLMPCHSMSSDEEDAWLVASALGIPALKVDLSSPFDSMLEALSLGGVEMSQMSRANIKPRLRMTTLYAIAQGRNFLVCGTGNRAELTYGYFTKYGDSGVDILPLSRLLKHEVWALAEFLGVPERVIKKPPTAGLWEGQTDEEEMGVTYLHLDLFAAGLPVSEEAQERIEAAFRRSAHKRMMPPGPEML from the coding sequence TTGGAGTCGGTGCCAGTTCGTTCCCCCGAGTATCTGGAGAGGGCGTTGGTGGGTTGGATCAGGAGGAAGGTGTCCGAGGCGGGGGCCCTGGGTGGGGTAGTGGGCCTTAGCGGCGGAGTTGACTCCGCGGTGGTGGCGGCGCTGCTCATGCGGGCCTTCGGACGAGGTGGATCTCTGGGGGTGTTGATGCCCTGCCACAGCATGAGTTCGGACGAGGAGGATGCCTGGCTTGTGGCCTCCGCCCTGGGGATACCAGCCCTCAAGGTGGACCTGAGCTCCCCGTTCGATTCGATGTTGGAGGCCCTTAGCCTTGGCGGGGTGGAGATGTCGCAGATGTCCAGGGCCAATATAAAGCCCCGCCTCAGGATGACCACCCTGTACGCCATAGCCCAGGGGAGAAACTTTCTGGTTTGCGGCACCGGGAACCGGGCGGAGCTCACCTACGGATACTTCACCAAGTACGGTGACTCGGGGGTCGACATCCTTCCCCTCTCCCGGCTCCTCAAGCACGAGGTCTGGGCCCTAGCGGAGTTCCTGGGGGTGCCCGAGCGGGTCATCAAGAAGCCCCCCACCGCTGGGTTGTGGGAGGGGCAGACCGACGAGGAGGAGATGGGGGTAACGTACCTTCACCTGGACCTCTTCGCTGCGGGGCTCCCGGTGTCTGAGGAGGCTCAGGAGAGGATCGAGGCGGCATTCAGACGATCCGCTCACAAGAGGATGATGCCCCCCGGTCCGGAGATGTTATAA